The window CTCCAAGATTCATGGGATGGCCGGCTTGCGCGTGGGCTACGCGATCGGTCACCCGGACACACTGTCGGCCATGCAGCAACAGCTCGCACGAAACGGGCTCAGCAGCGCCAGCGCCGCGGCTGCCCTCGCCTCTCTCGGCGATGAGAAGCATCTTGCGCAGCAACGCACCCTCAACCACGAGGCACGCGCGTTCACACGCGAGGCCTACGAACGGGCCGGCTATCGCGTGCTTCCTTCCGAAGCGAACTTCCTGATGGTGGATGTGCGGCGCGATGCGGGCAGCTTCCAGCATCTGTGTCGCGAAGCCGGCCTCGCAGTCGCTCGTCCGTTTCCTCCACTCACCACCCACGCCCGCATCACGATTGGGACGATGGATGAGATGCGGCGGGCGATGCGCATCATGTTGCCAATCCTCTCGGCTCCCTCGTCCGCGCGATATGGGCGATCGGTTGGCGCCGTTGAGTGGCAGGGCGAGTGTTGAAGGAGGGGATCAAGGGGTCTAGGGATCAAGGGATCACCTGATTTCGCGGCCCTCGTGCATCCAACCATCGGCGAATTCTGCCGGCGCGTATAATCGGCGTGCCGATGTGCCCCTGCCCGGTATCGGGATCTACCACTGACGGGGTGCTTCTGCATCTACTTCTGGAGGCTGCATGGCTTCGCAACCCAACAGCGCTTCACTGGGTATGACCTCGTCGGGCCAGCCGGAATCGGATCAGGGAGCGATTGCTCGCGCCGCGCCGGTTGGCACGGCGGGAGACCGAATGCTCCTTGGTCTTCTTCGCCGATACATCGAGGACGCGCCGGTCAACCTGGCCCTCGGCGATCTGGTGTACGGCCCAGCATCGAGCGAGCCCATCGCGACGATTCAGATACGCAATCGCGCGACGCTGATCCGCTTGCTCACCCGTCCCTCTCTCGAGTTCGGCGAGGCGTACATGTGGGGCAACCTCGAGGTCGCCGGCGACCTCGTCACGGCACTCGAAGCGCTCTACCGGGTCACCTCCGGCGCCAAGCGGTGGCGGGATCACCTCGCGCCCTGGCTGGACCGATCGCACGGCCTCAATACGGCGCGCCACAACATCCACCACCACTACGACATCGGCAACGACTTCTACCGGCTGTGGTTGGATGATCAGCTCGTCTACACCTGCGCGTACTTTCCCCATGCTCGCGCCTCGCTCGAAGAGGCGCAACGGGTCAAGATGGAGTACATCTGCCGGAAGCTGCGGCTGCAACCGGGAGAAACGGTCGTGGAGGCCGGCTGCGGTTGGGGAGCGTTGGCCCGGCACATGGCACGCCACCATGGTGCGCGTGTGCGGGCGTTCAACATCTCACACGAGCAAATTGCGTACGCGCGCGCGCAGGCGCGGGCCGAAGGCTTGGCCAATCGGGTCGAGTTCATCGAAGACGACTACCGGCACATCACCGGTCGCTACGATGCCTTCGTCTCGGTCGGAATGCTCGAGCACGTGGGTCTCGAGTGCTACCAAATGCTCGGCCAGACGATCGATCGCGTGCTCGATCCGAATGGCCGCGGCTTCCTGCACTTCATCGGGCGCAATCATCCGGCGCCGCTCAACGCCTGGATCCGCAAGCGCATCTTCCCAGGCGGATACCCGCCCACGTTGCCGCAGGTCGTCGGACGCATCCTCGCGCCGTTCGACTTATCGGTCCTCGATATCGAGAACCTGCGCTTGCACTACGCTCGTACGCTGCACCATTGGCGACGCCGGTTCGAAGCGGCGACCGACCGGGTCAAGACGATGTTCGATGAGCCCTTTGCGCGGGCGTGGCAGTTGTATTTGGCCGGGTCGGAGGCCGCGTTCACGACGGGCACGATGCAGCTCTTTCAGGTGCTCTTCGCGCGCGGCGCGACGAACCGGGTGCCTTTGACGCGCAATCACCTGTACGAGGGGCCGCTGTGACGTCGGCAGATGTGCTGGTCATCGGCGGTGGCCCGGCGGGCTCGAGCTGTGCCTGGAAGCTGCGTCAGGCGGGCGTCGACGTGCTGGTGCTGGACCGTGCAGTGTTCCCTCGCGACAAAGTCTGCGCCGGCTGGATCACACCGGCGGTGGCGGACGCGCTGGATCTCGACGTCCGGGACTATCGGCGCTCGCGGACGTTTCAACCGATTACCGCCTTTCGAACGGGGCTCATGGGCGGTGCGCTCGTCGACACCTCGTACGATGCCCCGGTCAGCTTCGGCATCCTCAGACGAGAGTTCGATCACTATCTGCTCGAGCGATCGGGAGCACGTCTGGCGCTCGACGTCCATGTGAATCGGATCGAGCACACGGCAGCAGGCTGGGTCGTGAACGACGAATACGCCGCACCGATGCTCGTCGGCGCCGGCGGCCATTTTTGTCCAGTGGCTCGTCGCTTGAACGGCCCACGCCGCGAGGAGCCGGTAGTCGTGGCCAACGAGGTGGAGTTCCTGCTATCAGCGGCCCAGATGAGCGTCTGCCGCATCGCACCCGAGGCTCCCGAGCTCTACTTTTGCTCGGACCTCGCCGGCTATGGCTGGTGTTTTCGAAAGGAACGAGTCCTGAACGTGGGCATCGGGCGGCAGGATCGCCGCCGGCTCTCCGAGCATCTGCAGCGGTTCGTCGCGCAATTGCAGCACGCGGGCCGCCTGCCGGGGGATCTGCCAGATGGGTGGCGGGGTCACGCCTACCTGCTCTACGACTCCTCACCCCGCACGATAGTCGCCGATAACGCCCTCTTGATCGGCGATGCCGCCGGTCTTGCCTACACACAAAGCGGGGAGGGCATTCGCCCGGCCGTCGAATCCGGTCTGCTGGCGGCGCAGGCCATTGCGGGCAATCGGCGATCGGACGGGCTCGCCGCATATCAAGCCGCCGTGCAGGCACGCTTTGGGCGCCGCGGGCCGACAGGCAATCACACGACGTCGATAGGTGGTCTGCTGCCGCGTGCCGCGATCACGGCAGCGGGACGCCGACTACTCGGGACCCGCTGGTTCTCGCGTCACGTCGTCCTCGACCGGTGGTTTCTCCACAGGAACGAATCCTCCCTTCGGTTCACGGCGAACGCTTCGCGCGCTGCTGCGGTCGAAGCCGCATCGACGATGGACCCGATGTAACTCGCCGCGCCGGAGCCGTGCGAAGGCGGGTTGCGATTGCCTTCACTAGCATTCGACGTCGTCGTCGATGTTTCGGGACGCGCGGAGGGTCTGACACTCGCCCTCGGGCTCGTACGACCACGGGGCACGGTCGTGCTCAAGTCCACGTTTCACGGCACGACACCTCTGGAGGCTTGGCCCATCGTCGTCGACGAGGTGACACTCGTTGGATCTCGGTGCGGGCCATTCACAGCAGCGCTGGACCTGCTGACCCGCACTGTCGTGCAGACCGCGCCCCTCGTTGCTGCTGAATATCCCCTCAACGCGCATCGCGCAGCCTTCGAAGCTGCGAAGACCCGCCTGAAGGTTTTGTTTCGTATGTAAGCGCTCCTACTTGGCACCGAGGACCTTCGCGGCTTTCCTGACGTCGCGCGGCGCGACCCAGAGAATCACGCCAAACTGACCGGCACGGGTGGCGACCGCATCACTCGCGATGACGTTGATCCCGGCATCCGCGAGACGTCCCAACAGATCGGCCATGGCACCAACGCGGTCCTCGTCGGCGATCAAGAACGCCTTCTTGGGACCGACCAGCTTCCATTTGGCTCGACGAGCCAGCCGCTTGAGCGCGGCCGGATCCTCTGGCACGAAGTCGAGCTGTGCCCGACGTCCCTCGGGGAATCCAGAGAACGCCAGGAGGTTGACATTCGCATCCTTGAGTTGCTGCAGGATGCGACTTCCCGCACCCGGCTTGTCAGGGACGAACACGTAGAAGTAGTCGACGAGACGGACTTCCTCCGCCATGGGCGTCCTCCTTTGGTGTCCTGTCACTAGAACCCTTGAGGACCCGAAACTTGACGCATTTGGTCAAGTTTCGGGGCTCGCAAGTGAGCGTCGTGGGGCGCGACCGAAGGCCGCGGCCCGCTAGAACTAGACCGTCGCCGCGTGGAGACGGCGCTTGAGACGATGAATCCGCCGCCGAACGTGCTTGAGCTGTGTGTGGTCATGGTCGGCAAGGGCTCGGTCGCGTTCCTTCTTGAGCGAACGGATCGCTTGCTTGATCGATGATTTATCGACCCCCACGACCACGTGATGTGCGTGCATCTCGATGCCGAGCGCTTCGCAGAGCGCGGGCAGTAGATGCTCCTTGTTCATCTGCGTGTGCCCTTGAACGGCCTCATGGTCGACGTCCTTGGCGATCTCACGCAGCTCGGCAATCGTCTTTTCGTGCAGTTCGTCGTATGTGTACGCCATGAGTGCTTCTCCACGAGATGCCATACCATAAAGGTGAGCAACCTCGATTCACCCTGTCACCTGGTCACCCGGTCACCTGTTCACCTGTCACCGCCGCGCGCACCCGATGCGTGCAGCTCACCCTTGCCCGTCTCCCGCACCGCTTCATTCCACAGTCGCTCCGCGAGGTCACGAATGACGAGCGCCTGCGCCCAGCGGTCGGAAATCTCGCGGCCCGAGAGATCCCGGATCGCGTAGTCCGGCGGTCCGAGCTCCACCCGGAAGATGAAGAGGTCGCCTGGCACCGCGCTTTGCAGCCAGGCAATCATCGCTTGCTTCCACAGTGCGGCAAACCGCTTCGCGTGCGGCGTGTCGCCGCCCGAGCCGATGTCGATCTGTACCTGTTCGCCGTTCGATACGCGGCCGTCGAGCATCGCCGTACGCCTCACGAGCACGTCGAACGCGCCGCGCGCCTCCGGTGACAGCTCACCGGTGAGCTCGCCGGCAACCACATAGTGCGACACGTCCAACGCGAAGCGAAGATCCGGAATTGCGTTGGCGTAGCGCACCGTGCGCAGCAGATCTTGCGTGACGCGGCCGCGATGCGTTTGTGTCATCATGGGGATGCCCTCACTCTTGCAGCGCTCGACGAGGCTGCGCAGGAGCGCTTCGGCATCACCCTCGGCCATGAAGTAACCACCAACATGGAGGTCGACGTACGGCGCCTGGACACCCTTGATGAAAGGGAGAGCCGCATCGAGATCCTCCACGCGCTCGGGAAACGCCTCAACGCCGATGCCGAGGCCATACTTCGCCGCCAGGGCACGCCAGTGGGCAATGACACCCGGCTCTGCCGCGTCGTCTGGGAGGGCGACGTCGAAAGCGTCGAACTCGGTCTGCCGAAGCTTTTCGAGCTGCTCGTCGACGGACCACTCCTGCTCGACCGCCGGCCACTGCCGAAAGCCCCATAGGTTCTGAACCAACCACAACCGCGGTGCCTGATCGGATCCGTCACGCGCGTTCAGCGACTGCGCGGCGATGACACCGGGCCACCCTGCCAGCCCTGCAATGAGCACTGCCAACAACCGCACGAAGCACCAAGAATCACGCACCCAGGACCTACCTTTGATCGTCGAAGAAGAAGCACTGTAGATACCACAGCATCCTGAAAAGTCAAGCGATTGAGTTGCGGCGGCCGCCAGCCTGCTTCGTCTCGCCTGAGGCTGGGCCAACGGCAACAGCGACTACGCAGCTCCTGACAGCACATGCGTAATGACAGACCGTGCACTTGACACCTTGACGCACTGGTCAACACACCCCACTTCGGGTTTCCAAATGCGTCCATCGGCTCCCCGACGGTGGGCCGCATCACCAGCACGGTCGGCGACAACCGGATCATGCAGTTCGCATTGAAGGTAGAGTTCTGAATGTCAGAAGGTAATGGTGGCGGTAATGGTGTCCTGGTACAAGCCTGGCGGCTTGGGGCCTTGCGCCGGCACCGAGCCGTATACCGGGATGGACTGGGCACTGCCCGTGCCGCTGCCGGTCACGCCGGTAGCCTGCGTATCGCCCCACACCTGCGTGCGTCCGCTGTCACGATACAACTGGTAGTCGACCGTGTCGGGACCAGGACCCAAGCGCATCTGACGCTCATTGACATTGCCGCTAACCGAGCCGCCGTTCAGCGTAATGGTGTAAGCGGCGTTTGGCGTGCAGGTGGCCGAGAGATTACTGGTAGCCTCATGGCCAGTGATCCCGGTGACCGTGCCGAAGCTCAGCGGGTTGGCGGTGATGGTGCAGTTCGGGTCGATGACGAGCTGACTGGTCAGGGTGGGCAGCGTGCTCAGATTGCTCGTGACGTTTTGGCAGGGCGGCGTGAGAATGAAGTCCCGCCAGCGCGCCTGGGGCGCGAGATTGGAGAGATAGGTGCCAACAGCTTTGCTCATCTGACCGGCGAAGACCCGACCATAGATTGTCACCGTTATCGTCCTCGAGCCAACCAGCAACAGGAAATCAACCGCGACCGCTGGGGAGCTGCCGCCGAGCGCGCCCCAAACATCGGTACGACCCGCGTTCGTGTAGAGCTGATATTGGACGAAATCGCCACCCGGGCCCGCCATGCGCCGATCGGCGATCGAGAGGCCGCCGCTGCCGGCGGGAAGGCTCAAGCACACCCGGCGATTCACAGAGAGCAGGGTGGAACAGGTCACCGAGATCGTGGTGGTGACATCGATCTGTGGAGTCGGCAGACCCGTGATACGGCCGAACTCCATGACCGGGCTGACGGTATAGGTGCAACCCTGCGCCTGCGCATCGAGTGGCCACAAGCCAAGCATCAGGATCATGCCGGACAAGATGCGCTTCACGGATCGATCCTCTCGCATGCCAGCGGCTCTCGTCGCAAGCCCGCGGACCGCGCCGTGTCGGCTGTAACAGGCACGCGATAGCGGCAGCCGACACCGGACACCTCGAGCTCGATCACGGTCTCCTCCGTGACGTCCTCCAAGTAAGCCTCGCCACCGAATCCCACCAGGATCTCGCGCCCCGTGCGAACCAGGCGCCCACGGCTGCCCGCGGGCACCGGCTCACCATTCGGACCCAGCAGCACCACGATCGCCGGGTTGACTTCTGTGACGTCGAACTCCACCAGCACACCACTCTGATCAGCAGGCGTCGCCATTTGTTCCACCGCGCCCACGCGGTAGTTTGGTCCCAGATTGCTCGGGTCGATGGCGAGACGGTTCCGCTGCCATCCGCGCAACTCCGGGATGAGCAGATAGCCGTCGCCGTTGGTGCGGCCGAACAGCCGATTCTCGCTGTGGATCGGCACATCGGTCACGGCTTGCGTGGAGACCACAGCGAAAGCGTCGTGGATCCGACGGCTCAGAAACAGCTGTCCGTCCATCAGCGCCATGCTGCCAGCCCCCTGGAAGAAGATGCCTGTGCGCTCATCCGTGCGGTCGACACCAAACCATGCCTCGCCATAGCGGCCGCGCACCTCCGCCGCTGCCTGCGCATAACCGCCAGGCCGGTCACCGCCCTCGACCCGCCAACCCCAGCCACCCTCGTATGGAGCACTACGACGCAGGGTTGCAGACAGCGAAGTGCGGTCCTCGCTGCGCCGGACGCTGGCGCTGGCATGCAGCTGATCGCCGAGCGGGATGCTCAGCGACAATCCGCCGCCGCGACCGCCCTCGCTGTCATCGAACAGGCTCGCGGACAGAGACAGACGCGCACCAAGGTTCTGCGTCCAGGACAGACTACGCGTATCGCGATCGCGCCCGTCGCTGTCGCGCCAGCGCAGCCAGGTCACGGCGAGACTGCCGCGCGGGACGGCCAGCCAGAACGTCGCGCGGTCCTGCGCCCGCAATGACGGCACCGCCATTATCGAGTCGACTCGCACATCGCCGAGGTCGCGGAAGCCGCGGCTACGCCGCAGTGCCAGCACGTCGAGACCATAGCGGACGTCGTACCATTGATAACCCAGCGTGTACTGGTTGCCGGAAGGATCGCCGTCGCTGACGGCGATCGATGCCGTGGCGAGCCCCCAGCGGCTCCATGGCGACCAGACCGCGCCCACACCGGCCAGTCGCACGCCGGGGCCTGCCTCGCCGTGTCCCTCTAGCGTGACTGCGTCCGTGAGGCCGCGGCGCCAACTGCCACTGACCACCGGATCGTCTCCGTAGTCATCCCCGTCGGCTGTGGCAAAACCGTGTCGCAAGAGGCCAGCCTCCACACTGAAATCGCTCAGGCCCGGCGCCAGGCGCTCATGATCTATGTAGAGGGGCAGCGTGG is drawn from Luteitalea sp. and contains these coding sequences:
- a CDS encoding methyltransferase domain-containing protein, with protein sequence MASQPNSASLGMTSSGQPESDQGAIARAAPVGTAGDRMLLGLLRRYIEDAPVNLALGDLVYGPASSEPIATIQIRNRATLIRLLTRPSLEFGEAYMWGNLEVAGDLVTALEALYRVTSGAKRWRDHLAPWLDRSHGLNTARHNIHHHYDIGNDFYRLWLDDQLVYTCAYFPHARASLEEAQRVKMEYICRKLRLQPGETVVEAGCGWGALARHMARHHGARVRAFNISHEQIAYARAQARAEGLANRVEFIEDDYRHITGRYDAFVSVGMLEHVGLECYQMLGQTIDRVLDPNGRGFLHFIGRNHPAPLNAWIRKRIFPGGYPPTLPQVVGRILAPFDLSVLDIENLRLHYARTLHHWRRRFEAATDRVKTMFDEPFARAWQLYLAGSEAAFTTGTMQLFQVLFARGATNRVPLTRNHLYEGPL
- a CDS encoding FAD-dependent oxidoreductase; protein product: MTSADVLVIGGGPAGSSCAWKLRQAGVDVLVLDRAVFPRDKVCAGWITPAVADALDLDVRDYRRSRTFQPITAFRTGLMGGALVDTSYDAPVSFGILRREFDHYLLERSGARLALDVHVNRIEHTAAGWVVNDEYAAPMLVGAGGHFCPVARRLNGPRREEPVVVANEVEFLLSAAQMSVCRIAPEAPELYFCSDLAGYGWCFRKERVLNVGIGRQDRRRLSEHLQRFVAQLQHAGRLPGDLPDGWRGHAYLLYDSSPRTIVADNALLIGDAAGLAYTQSGEGIRPAVESGLLAAQAIAGNRRSDGLAAYQAAVQARFGRRGPTGNHTTSIGGLLPRAAITAAGRRLLGTRWFSRHVVLDRWFLHRNESSLRFTANASRAAAVEAASTMDPM
- a CDS encoding sugar phosphate isomerase/epimerase, with product MRDSWCFVRLLAVLIAGLAGWPGVIAAQSLNARDGSDQAPRLWLVQNLWGFRQWPAVEQEWSVDEQLEKLRQTEFDAFDVALPDDAAEPGVIAHWRALAAKYGLGIGVEAFPERVEDLDAALPFIKGVQAPYVDLHVGGYFMAEGDAEALLRSLVERCKSEGIPMMTQTHRGRVTQDLLRTVRYANAIPDLRFALDVSHYVVAGELTGELSPEARGAFDVLVRRTAMLDGRVSNGEQVQIDIGSGGDTPHAKRFAALWKQAMIAWLQSAVPGDLFIFRVELGPPDYAIRDLSGREISDRWAQALVIRDLAERLWNEAVRETGKGELHASGARGGDR
- a CDS encoding fimbria/pilus outer membrane usher protein, whose protein sequence is MAIPRSSPWIGRPNHLVLATVAACLFAVSAVAASAQSPSARGETSPQGVAPPSISADNLELAGQSRTDDLYLEVFHGARSTGLVVRLRLRDGQLRAARADLRAVGLIVPDETELDSEGLISLDALPGLVYRYEPASQRLVLQIPPDLRPVQRLGYQTPAVVDVRRDPGWLLGYDAYSRALNGDQTFAVASSLRRFGPAGAIELTGVSRAGDNAIGYQRLDTRWTYSDPRRLWSWTAGDLISGGLSWSRPVRMAGFQWRRNFATRPDLITLPMPRFSAQTTVPSTVELFVNNIRHFGTEVQDGPFVLDALPRISGAGQASLIVTDALGRVTETTLPLYIDHERLAPGLSDFSVEAGLLRHGFATADGDDYGDDPVVSGSWRRGLTDAVTLEGHGEAGPGVRLAGVGAVWSPWSRWGLATASIAVSDGDPSGNQYTLGYQWYDVRYGLDVLALRRSRGFRDLGDVRVDSIMAVPSLRAQDRATFWLAVPRGSLAVTWLRWRDSDGRDRDTRSLSWTQNLGARLSLSASLFDDSEGGRGGGLSLSIPLGDQLHASASVRRSEDRTSLSATLRRSAPYEGGWGWRVEGGDRPGGYAQAAAEVRGRYGEAWFGVDRTDERTGIFFQGAGSMALMDGQLFLSRRIHDAFAVVSTQAVTDVPIHSENRLFGRTNGDGYLLIPELRGWQRNRLAIDPSNLGPNYRVGAVEQMATPADQSGVLVEFDVTEVNPAIVVLLGPNGEPVPAGSRGRLVRTGREILVGFGGEAYLEDVTEETVIELEVSGVGCRYRVPVTADTARSAGLRREPLACERIDP